One segment of Curtobacterium poinsettiae DNA contains the following:
- a CDS encoding antitoxin VbhA family protein, producing MMRLVSLHLSNDRILWGHVLLEDTENPDAHLAQILVRSMDVEPGYELYDRTNAVLSDLSVPAVREANRIVQTLLIPASEIARREKAVRAVIHSGYLEGFPDDMPWQSQLWMYARGEVTREQLSAYADEGRQIPRAPDQSAVGPADVPEDWWQTTQARIRRNLLNTTLTEPEVAAALQVSIDEVGELFEANRLTSFDLDGEERIPDWQLVKPALPEFGDPSSLLPGLDVLYAAAPQPLLDAAAMTEFMTTPLNFLTVDDRVLTPLDWMREGRPLTTIIALFRGRRWRS from the coding sequence ATGATGCGTCTGGTGTCACTGCACCTGTCGAACGACCGGATCCTCTGGGGGCACGTGCTCCTCGAGGACACCGAGAATCCGGACGCGCACCTGGCGCAGATCCTCGTCCGCTCCATGGATGTCGAGCCCGGGTACGAGCTCTACGACAGGACCAACGCGGTCTTGTCGGATCTGAGCGTGCCGGCGGTGCGGGAAGCGAACCGCATCGTGCAGACCCTCCTCATCCCCGCCTCCGAGATCGCCAGACGGGAGAAAGCCGTCCGAGCGGTGATCCACTCCGGCTACCTGGAAGGGTTCCCGGACGACATGCCCTGGCAGTCGCAGCTGTGGATGTACGCCCGCGGGGAAGTCACCCGCGAACAACTGTCCGCGTACGCGGACGAAGGCCGACAGATCCCCCGCGCCCCCGACCAATCCGCCGTCGGTCCGGCGGACGTTCCCGAGGACTGGTGGCAGACCACACAAGCCCGCATCCGCCGGAACCTCCTCAACACGACCCTCACCGAACCCGAAGTCGCTGCAGCCCTGCAGGTCAGCATCGACGAGGTCGGTGAGCTGTTCGAAGCGAACCGGCTGACGAGCTTCGACCTCGACGGCGAAGAACGCATCCCCGACTGGCAACTCGTGAAGCCAGCACTCCCCGAGTTCGGCGACCCGTCGTCGCTGCTGCCTGGCCTTGACGTCCTCTACGCGGCAGCACCGCAGCCGCTCCTCGACGCAGCAGCGATGACGGAGTTCATGACCACACCCCTGAACTTCCTCACCGTCGACGACCGAGTCCTGACACCGCTCGACTGGATGCGAGAAGGACGGCCATTGACGACGATCATCGCGCTGTTCCGCGGACGACGGTGGCGGTCATGA